A portion of the Halobacillus ihumii genome contains these proteins:
- a CDS encoding DUF6376 family protein, producing the protein MKKLFILPLLLVALSGCSLIEDATNGLQYTEDVTQFIADAEEFSNDLPQLIEQAQNDVTAFSDVEQRLQEFQTEIEEVQALNPPELAESIHNDLMEYTEQLESGVEEMIQAAQEQVINIEAVENSALFQAIRDIQQIQQNLNQLGE; encoded by the coding sequence ATGAAAAAACTGTTTATACTTCCATTGTTATTAGTCGCATTGAGTGGCTGCAGCTTGATTGAGGATGCAACGAATGGATTGCAATATACGGAAGATGTGACGCAATTTATTGCTGATGCGGAGGAGTTTTCTAACGACTTGCCCCAGTTAATCGAGCAGGCTCAAAATGATGTTACTGCTTTCTCTGATGTAGAACAACGTCTTCAAGAGTTTCAAACTGAAATAGAAGAAGTACAGGCACTGAATCCTCCAGAACTCGCGGAGAGTATTCACAATGACCTCATGGAGTACACAGAGCAACTCGAATCAGGCGTAGAGGAGATGATTCAGGCCGCTCAAGAACAAGTGATCAATATCGAGGCGGTGGAGAATTCAGCTCTGTTTCAAGCCATAAGGGATATTCAGCAAATCCAACAAAACCTAAACCAGCTAGGTGAATAA
- a CDS encoding M24 family metallopeptidase has protein sequence MEHRLTSFSNYLKENHIDVAFLNSTENVFYLTGFHTDPHERLLGLLVFAEADPIVVLPGMEAGQIRDAGWTHEVIGYADHEDPWMMMADKMKQNGISQVNTVGFEKQVLSYGRSESLLSLFDDVTVVDVEGQLNEMRLVKDENEISIMREAAELADYGVKVGTEALEEGITEMEVLATIEYELKKKGVAEMSFSTMVLFGEKSGQPHGNPGDRKLKAGDFVLFDLGVVWKGYTSDITRTFAYKSASDEQKAIYGKVKEALEASLSISKPGTRIGDLDQTARDLITEAGYGELFPHRIGHGLGINVHEFPSMSHLNDGVLKEGMTYTIEPGIYDPAIGGVRLEDDVLVTENGYETLTKTPKELRIIE, from the coding sequence ATGGAACATAGATTGACTAGTTTTTCAAATTACTTAAAAGAGAATCATATTGATGTTGCGTTTTTAAATTCTACAGAGAACGTCTTCTATCTAACAGGTTTTCATACAGATCCGCATGAGCGTTTGTTGGGACTGCTCGTTTTCGCAGAAGCAGATCCGATCGTTGTACTTCCTGGCATGGAAGCGGGTCAAATTCGCGATGCTGGCTGGACTCACGAAGTAATTGGCTATGCAGATCATGAGGACCCTTGGATGATGATGGCAGATAAAATGAAGCAGAATGGAATTTCTCAGGTGAACACCGTTGGATTTGAGAAACAAGTGCTCTCGTATGGACGCAGTGAATCGCTGCTGTCTCTGTTTGACGATGTGACCGTTGTTGACGTGGAAGGCCAGCTTAACGAGATGCGTTTAGTAAAAGATGAAAACGAAATCAGCATTATGCGTGAAGCAGCAGAACTTGCTGACTACGGGGTCAAAGTTGGGACAGAAGCTCTTGAGGAAGGCATTACTGAAATGGAAGTTCTTGCAACAATTGAGTATGAACTCAAGAAAAAAGGTGTTGCTGAAATGTCCTTCTCCACCATGGTATTATTCGGTGAGAAGTCTGGCCAGCCTCACGGAAACCCTGGTGACCGCAAGCTAAAAGCAGGAGATTTCGTCCTATTTGACTTAGGCGTTGTCTGGAAAGGGTACACATCTGATATTACTCGTACCTTTGCATATAAGTCTGCTTCAGATGAACAGAAAGCTATTTATGGAAAAGTGAAAGAAGCACTTGAAGCCTCTCTTTCAATCAGTAAACCTGGCACCCGGATCGGGGACCTTGACCAAACTGCAAGAGACCTGATTACAGAGGCTGGATATGGTGAACTTTTCCCACATCGGATTGGACATGGTCTAGGCATCAATGTTCACGAATTTCCTTCCATGAGTCATTTGAATGACGGGGTATTAAAAGAAGGAATGACTTATACGATTGAACCTGGGATCTATGATCCGGCAATCGGAGGAGTACGCTTAGAAGATGATGTCCTCGTTACAGAGAATGGTTATGAAACATTAACGAAAACTCCAAAGGAACTTCGTATAATTGAATAA
- a CDS encoding PspA/IM30 family protein produces MANLFTRLKDTITADLHDALDQKEQKNPIAMLNQYLRESEKETEKVRKLVERQYRLKDEFSREQQRAEEMVDKRKHQAEVAQKAGEETMYEFAVKEREAYEERSKRLKGSYEEAVKQLETLEQKYEEMKHKLKDMHVKRMELMGRENIARAHHRMNQVLEDTADKPYARFSEMDRYIEDLEYKVNSAYYRNTFDSKVAQLEKDMKNTEDVTVQ; encoded by the coding sequence ATGGCTAATTTATTTACACGTTTGAAGGATACGATTACGGCTGATTTGCATGATGCTTTGGACCAGAAAGAACAGAAGAATCCGATTGCGATGTTGAACCAATACTTACGCGAGAGTGAAAAGGAAACCGAAAAAGTTCGCAAGCTGGTTGAACGCCAATACCGATTAAAGGACGAGTTCTCACGTGAACAGCAAAGGGCTGAAGAAATGGTGGACAAGCGTAAGCACCAGGCGGAAGTAGCTCAAAAAGCTGGAGAAGAGACGATGTATGAATTCGCAGTTAAGGAACGTGAAGCCTATGAAGAGCGATCCAAACGGTTGAAGGGTTCTTATGAAGAAGCGGTCAAGCAGCTCGAAACACTTGAACAGAAATATGAAGAAATGAAGCACAAGTTAAAGGACATGCATGTGAAGCGGATGGAGCTGATGGGTCGTGAAAACATCGCCCGCGCTCATCACCGTATGAATCAAGTTTTGGAAGATACAGCGGACAAGCCGTATGCCAGGTTCTCCGAAATGGATCGTTATATTGAAGACTTAGAGTACAAAGTAAATAGTGCCTATTACCGTAATACGTTTGATAGTAAAGTTGCACAGCTTGAAAAAGATATGAAGAATACAGAGGACGTTACGGTACAGTAA
- a CDS encoding sensor histidine kinase: MNGWQKQVLAGLLSFVLFALVILLFTFSAFPLKDWSDLWAREVLDLPYILLALALSVTGGLGIGITQGYALKRKFQYVEHQLDEIGKGNPVLYDDVDRGDLQKIEEKMKQIEARFKKQTETAQRLASERAKEREKSLQEVVHQERNRLARELHDSVSQQLFAASMMMSAINENKSTDTEPRDRQMAMVEKMIHQSQLEMRALLLHLRPVALKDKSLSEGCNELLHELTQKVPMNIEWTVEPLSLEKGIEDQLFRILQEAVSNTLRHAKANTLTVMLIERDDHIILRIVDDGIGFDVEEAKTSSYGLQNMQERALEVGGTLKVVSLSEQGTRLEVKVPHFVKGGEPS, translated from the coding sequence ATGAATGGATGGCAGAAGCAAGTCCTGGCCGGCCTATTATCGTTTGTTCTCTTTGCACTGGTTATCTTGCTGTTTACCTTTTCGGCCTTCCCCCTAAAAGATTGGTCAGATCTATGGGCGAGGGAAGTGCTTGATTTACCTTATATTCTTCTTGCACTAGCGTTGTCAGTCACTGGCGGATTAGGCATTGGAATTACCCAGGGCTATGCTTTAAAGAGGAAGTTTCAATATGTAGAGCATCAACTTGATGAAATCGGCAAGGGAAATCCTGTTTTGTACGATGATGTGGATCGAGGCGATCTTCAGAAGATAGAGGAAAAAATGAAGCAAATAGAAGCCCGATTTAAGAAACAGACAGAAACAGCGCAGCGATTAGCTTCTGAACGTGCTAAAGAGCGGGAGAAAAGTCTCCAGGAAGTTGTCCATCAGGAAAGGAACCGTTTAGCGCGTGAGCTTCATGATTCTGTGAGTCAGCAATTATTTGCGGCGTCCATGATGATGTCAGCGATCAATGAAAATAAGTCAACAGATACTGAACCTCGAGACAGACAGATGGCTATGGTGGAGAAAATGATTCATCAGTCACAGCTTGAGATGAGGGCATTGCTTCTCCATTTGCGACCAGTCGCCCTCAAGGATAAATCACTGTCTGAAGGGTGTAACGAGCTCTTACATGAATTGACACAGAAAGTGCCTATGAACATTGAATGGACCGTTGAGCCGTTGTCGCTTGAAAAAGGAATCGAGGACCAGCTATTTCGGATATTGCAAGAAGCTGTCTCCAACACACTGCGGCATGCTAAAGCCAATACGCTGACAGTAATGCTGATTGAAAGAGATGATCATATTATCTTAAGAATAGTGGATGATGGCATTGGATTTGATGTAGAAGAGGCTAAAACAAGCTCTTATGGGCTGCAAAATATGCAGGAGCGAGCCTTGGAAGTCGGTGGTACGTTAAAGGTTGTCAGCTTATCCGAACAAGGAACAAGACTTGAAGTGAAAGTACCTCATTTTGTAAAAGGGGGAGAGCCATCTTGA
- a CDS encoding flagellar basal body rod protein: MKKFLLFIAGLVALGVLLANLGPMVLLGVSVWLLYVVFKQFMKSDSTFGKIAWIVLGLVILSIAVSNIFAVIGLAAAYVLYVIYKKMTKRKDDSIIESSSTSDPFTNFERQWAELNK, translated from the coding sequence ATGAAAAAGTTTTTGCTGTTTATTGCAGGGCTTGTGGCGCTGGGCGTTCTGCTGGCTAACCTTGGTCCAATGGTCTTATTGGGAGTCAGCGTCTGGCTGCTATATGTAGTATTTAAGCAATTCATGAAGTCTGACTCAACCTTTGGCAAAATTGCCTGGATTGTGCTTGGATTAGTGATTCTGAGTATAGCTGTCTCCAATATCTTTGCTGTCATTGGACTAGCTGCGGCCTACGTGCTTTACGTCATTTATAAGAAAATGACAAAGCGTAAGGACGATTCAATCATAGAATCAAGCAGTACTTCAGACCCGTTTACGAACTTTGAAAGACAATGGGCTGAGTTAAACAAATAA
- a CDS encoding response regulator transcription factor: MITVLFADDHEMVRIGVSAYLSAQSDIEVVAEANDGKEAVDLALAQRPDIILMDLVMEEMDGIEATKQIIHQWPEAKIIIVTSFLDDEKVYPALEAGATSYMLKTSKAGEIADAIRATYGGQSILEPEVTGKIMTKMRTPQTTDLHEQLTSREMEILLLMTEGKTNQEISEQLFIALKTVKVHVSNILGKLGVQDRTQAVIYAFKHDLAE; this comes from the coding sequence TTGATTACTGTATTATTCGCTGATGATCATGAAATGGTCCGTATCGGTGTTTCCGCTTATTTATCAGCGCAATCAGATATCGAGGTAGTCGCTGAAGCAAATGATGGAAAAGAGGCCGTCGATCTGGCTTTAGCACAACGCCCGGACATTATTTTGATGGATCTTGTTATGGAAGAAATGGACGGGATCGAAGCAACGAAACAAATTATTCATCAATGGCCGGAAGCTAAAATTATTATCGTCACGAGTTTTCTTGATGATGAAAAAGTTTATCCTGCTCTTGAGGCTGGAGCTACGAGTTATATGTTGAAAACGTCTAAGGCAGGTGAAATTGCTGATGCCATTCGGGCAACATATGGCGGGCAGTCAATTCTCGAGCCAGAGGTTACCGGTAAGATTATGACAAAAATGCGGACGCCCCAGACTACAGACCTTCATGAACAGCTGACATCCAGGGAAATGGAAATCCTGCTGCTCATGACCGAAGGAAAAACGAACCAGGAAATTTCTGAGCAGCTGTTTATCGCTTTAAAAACAGTCAAGGTCCATGTTAGTAACATTTTAGGTAAGCTTGGGGTACAGGACCGTACTCAGGCGGTCATTTATGCTTTTAAACATGACCTTGCAGAGTAA
- a CDS encoding RQC-minor-2 family DNA-binding protein, whose protein sequence is MGLPESMTYKNDRYPYIILTPIGNMNKQIRSIGHKFERGLLSRINEVIADQVKYRDLPLDRLQRYLSVEGNTVLPVSFIKDDTLNPYLIRPELFLWTELSRKAGLPFDKRFLYDTDVTQLSSEKLEQHLIQVLNDHLFVAEIAEYSRNYWLEKIAASFDKHPLVQLTQSKRDVIEAVEQMNQSALLSQLKYPEDVARWRDRVTIVMRPFRTFPKQWFTGRMEMCSHDKQLQFYSIERTVGCRCDYCDYTVYYHLDSDQVSLQEEYHVERAHKRIETIERQFNEIALQNKGLTRQIQELINMKGKLRPVQHTLDAALSVARQIERYQEDSAVVDAYPLLEMHHKLSSSALPQRGSESLLLWLSRVELSDVSLFKRLFAWRSHIDDQVNAKAVALLHQLQVQLDEAEYTEEDVIITIKGRELNYSDVQQVLDLVHYYGTEHPAHTLVQVLAGKSTNKLRRLKLHETRWFGLLNKWPPKHIQRLFSQLEKQGWLMKQRKGYSISDFAEEVM, encoded by the coding sequence ATGGGACTGCCAGAAAGTATGACTTACAAGAACGATCGCTACCCGTACATTATTCTTACTCCTATTGGAAACATGAACAAACAAATACGCTCGATCGGTCATAAGTTCGAACGAGGATTGTTATCGCGAATTAATGAAGTGATCGCTGATCAGGTAAAGTATAGAGATTTACCATTAGATCGGCTGCAGCGTTATTTATCAGTTGAGGGGAACACCGTTTTACCTGTCTCTTTTATTAAAGATGATACGTTAAACCCTTATCTAATTAGACCGGAATTATTTCTTTGGACTGAACTTTCCAGAAAGGCTGGTCTGCCTTTCGATAAGCGGTTTCTTTACGACACAGATGTTACGCAATTATCATCGGAAAAATTGGAACAACACTTAATTCAAGTTCTTAATGACCATCTGTTTGTAGCTGAAATAGCAGAGTATTCACGAAACTATTGGTTAGAAAAAATAGCTGCAAGCTTTGATAAGCATCCGCTCGTTCAATTGACTCAGAGCAAGCGTGACGTCATAGAAGCTGTCGAGCAAATGAATCAATCCGCATTACTTTCCCAACTCAAATATCCGGAAGATGTAGCCAGATGGCGAGACCGTGTTACTATTGTGATGAGACCATTTCGAACTTTTCCAAAGCAATGGTTTACAGGACGTATGGAGATGTGCAGCCATGATAAGCAATTGCAGTTCTATTCCATTGAAAGGACTGTCGGCTGTAGATGTGATTACTGTGACTATACAGTTTACTATCATCTTGACAGTGATCAGGTCTCGTTACAGGAAGAATATCATGTGGAGCGTGCCCACAAGCGAATCGAAACCATCGAGCGCCAATTTAATGAAATTGCATTACAAAACAAAGGTCTCACTCGTCAAATTCAAGAGTTGATCAACATGAAAGGGAAACTTCGTCCTGTGCAGCATACTTTAGATGCGGCACTATCTGTAGCCAGACAAATTGAAAGATATCAGGAGGATTCAGCCGTCGTTGATGCGTATCCTCTGCTTGAAATGCATCATAAGCTCTCCAGCTCAGCACTTCCTCAAAGGGGATCGGAGTCACTTTTACTATGGCTCTCAAGGGTAGAACTAAGTGATGTGAGCCTGTTCAAACGACTGTTTGCCTGGCGGAGTCATATCGATGATCAGGTGAATGCAAAGGCTGTGGCTCTGCTTCATCAGCTGCAGGTCCAGCTTGATGAAGCGGAATACACGGAGGAAGACGTTATTATTACGATCAAAGGACGTGAATTAAACTATTCAGATGTTCAGCAAGTTCTTGATCTGGTTCACTATTATGGAACAGAACATCCTGCTCATACACTCGTGCAAGTGCTTGCGGGTAAATCTACAAACAAGCTGCGGCGCCTCAAGCTTCACGAAACCCGCTGGTTTGGCCTGTTGAATAAGTGGCCGCCAAAACATATCCAGCGGTTGTTCAGTCAATTAGAGAAGCAAGGGTGGCTGATGAAACAACGAAAAGGCTACTCAATCAGTGATTTTGCTGAAGAAGTCATGTGA
- the rpiA gene encoding ribose 5-phosphate isomerase A yields the protein MTWNNSLANILNWSGEISNQSDKMQVAERVGDFVKDGDVIGVGSGSTAFLALQAIAERVKKERMNVRAIPTSKEAALNCTVLGIPVTTLTAARPDWGFDGADEVDGMKRLIKGRGGALFAEKLVMASAQKTFILVDESKFVSELGAAFAVPIEVDPRAIHLVETKLYDALSPESVNLRMAVSKDGPVITEAGNVLLDVKFEEITSTMEQEISALPGVIESGLFLDYPVEILST from the coding sequence ATGACGTGGAATAACTCATTAGCTAACATACTGAATTGGTCAGGAGAAATCTCTAATCAATCGGACAAAATGCAGGTAGCGGAGCGGGTGGGTGATTTTGTGAAAGATGGAGACGTGATAGGAGTAGGATCCGGCTCTACAGCCTTTCTAGCATTACAAGCTATCGCTGAGCGGGTGAAAAAAGAGCGGATGAACGTTCGTGCAATTCCTACCTCTAAAGAAGCGGCTCTCAACTGTACAGTTCTCGGAATCCCTGTAACGACGTTAACTGCAGCGAGACCTGATTGGGGATTTGATGGGGCAGATGAAGTCGATGGCATGAAAAGGCTGATTAAAGGACGCGGCGGAGCATTGTTCGCTGAGAAGCTTGTGATGGCTAGCGCCCAAAAAACGTTCATTCTCGTAGATGAAAGTAAGTTTGTATCGGAGCTCGGGGCTGCTTTTGCTGTGCCTATTGAAGTAGATCCCAGGGCAATCCATTTAGTGGAAACGAAACTGTACGATGCTTTAAGTCCTGAATCTGTAAATTTGAGGATGGCAGTGTCAAAGGATGGGCCTGTTATAACAGAAGCAGGAAACGTGTTGTTAGATGTTAAGTTTGAAGAAATCACCTCAACAATGGAACAAGAGATCAGCGCTCTCCCCGGGGTGATTGAATCTGGTCTGTTTCTGGATTATCCCGTCGAAATTTTGTCCACTTAA
- the liaF gene encoding cell wall-active antibiotics response protein LiaF, with amino-acid sequence MFKHMSTSTINTILIIGVILLFLEITFFNGGLIFSVLFSGLFLYIGWKKYRKVWGKILFWIGLISLTLTILNMIAVRFLIIVVIVLFIRHYFRTKKEPERIHLNLQADDVPFDAGTEPLVKQKLFGDQTTARTSYKWRDINVHGGFGDRVIDLSHAVFPEDEAVISIRHLVGNVQIYVPYEFEVAVHHSAILGRAAIFQYRKTKLFNQMVSYRTPEYVTTKPRVKIITSIVSGDIEVKRI; translated from the coding sequence ATGTTTAAGCATATGTCGACGAGTACCATTAACACCATTTTAATCATAGGGGTAATTCTCCTGTTTCTTGAGATCACCTTCTTTAACGGCGGTCTCATCTTTTCTGTGCTTTTCTCAGGATTGTTCCTCTATATCGGTTGGAAAAAGTATCGAAAAGTATGGGGGAAAATCCTATTCTGGATTGGATTAATCAGCCTAACCTTGACGATTTTAAACATGATAGCCGTTCGTTTTCTAATTATTGTCGTCATCGTTCTTTTCATACGTCATTACTTTCGAACAAAAAAAGAACCAGAGCGAATTCATTTAAACTTACAAGCGGATGATGTTCCTTTTGACGCGGGGACTGAACCGCTGGTGAAGCAAAAGTTATTCGGTGATCAAACGACAGCCAGAACGTCTTATAAATGGCGGGATATCAATGTCCATGGCGGGTTTGGTGATCGTGTTATTGATCTTAGTCATGCCGTTTTCCCTGAAGATGAGGCGGTCATTTCGATCCGCCATTTAGTTGGTAATGTGCAAATATATGTACCTTATGAATTTGAAGTAGCGGTACACCATAGTGCAATCCTTGGACGGGCTGCTATTTTTCAATATCGTAAAACGAAGTTATTTAATCAGATGGTATCCTACCGTACACCTGAGTACGTTACAACCAAGCCTCGAGTTAAAATTATTACCTCGATCGTTTCGGGAGACATCGAGGTGAAACGGATATGA
- a CDS encoding competence protein, with the protein MGKRSKSKRTIQKGRDAVQPATGEERITISKSGKELGDKKEQD; encoded by the coding sequence ATGGGCAAACGATCAAAGTCTAAACGGACTATTCAAAAAGGAAGAGATGCCGTTCAACCGGCCACAGGGGAAGAGAGAATCACCATATCAAAATCGGGTAAGGAATTAGGAGATAAAAAAGAGCAGGATTAA